From one Catenuloplanes nepalensis genomic stretch:
- a CDS encoding GDSL-type esterase/lipase family protein has translation MSIIKRLVVVVIAALLLPAAPAVAHGPAPGSLTDPNLHFVGRWDTRDPGTHIGNWGAPYVTATFTGRTLTARIRDTVSLYVSIDGGPDTLHENVRGAVDLTPTRLRPGVHTVRLSYRTGDIPSCATWPSPCATFQGFVLGRGERTLPQRNPRTLIEFVGDSITVGALSSKNSLTSYAWQTGERLNADRTNIARSGAYLVDIPGTCFGIGDNFRKQTIAGTEDWDFSRYRADAVVINLGTNDAGRGVSGPDFQAAYERLLREARTVYPSAHIFAFETLRQRYVTETRAAVAAVADPRVHWVSTEGWLAEADYVDGGHPTDAGHTTIAERLAPIIAGHLGLRLAGAPTDPHLTFTGRWDTSDPTTYQANWAGSYLTTRYSGATAALLLRGTIDVWVSIDGGPDQLLAGVSGRVSLPSPPSSGPWHTLRVAYRNVDGSYRGDAVFQGLALDPGARTAPWSSHRLIEFVGDSITRGSTSSMTTLTSYGWVAGERLGARHTHIAYGGGCLISAADGCAGMQERYFHSGFGADSPLWDFSRYSADAVVINLGTNDLSHNVPAADFQAGYVRFLRDVRTVHPRAKILVLGTFVGRYLPETEAAVALVNDPRTVFVDTTGWLPPEGLTDRVHPNDLGHRLIADRLTPLL, from the coding sequence ATGTCGATTATCAAGCGCCTCGTGGTCGTGGTGATCGCGGCCCTGCTCCTGCCCGCGGCCCCGGCCGTCGCCCACGGTCCCGCGCCCGGCTCGCTCACCGACCCGAACCTGCACTTCGTGGGCCGGTGGGACACGCGCGATCCCGGCACCCACATCGGGAACTGGGGCGCGCCCTACGTCACCGCCACGTTCACCGGCCGCACGCTGACCGCGCGGATCCGCGACACGGTCAGCCTCTACGTCAGCATCGACGGCGGCCCGGACACGCTCCACGAGAACGTGCGCGGGGCGGTCGACCTCACGCCCACGCGACTGCGGCCCGGCGTGCACACGGTGCGGCTCTCCTATCGCACGGGGGACATCCCGAGCTGCGCCACCTGGCCGTCACCGTGCGCGACGTTCCAGGGGTTCGTGCTGGGGCGCGGCGAGCGCACGCTGCCGCAGCGCAACCCGCGCACGCTCATCGAGTTCGTCGGGGACTCGATCACGGTGGGCGCGCTGTCCAGCAAGAACTCACTCACCAGCTACGCGTGGCAGACCGGTGAACGACTGAACGCCGACCGTACCAACATCGCGCGCTCCGGCGCATACCTGGTCGACATTCCCGGCACCTGCTTCGGCATCGGGGACAACTTCCGGAAACAGACCATCGCGGGTACGGAGGACTGGGACTTCTCCCGGTACCGCGCGGACGCCGTGGTCATCAACCTCGGCACGAACGACGCGGGCCGGGGCGTCTCGGGACCGGACTTCCAGGCCGCGTACGAGCGGCTGCTGCGCGAGGCGCGCACGGTCTACCCCTCGGCGCACATCTTCGCGTTCGAGACACTTCGCCAGCGGTACGTGACGGAGACGCGGGCCGCGGTGGCCGCGGTCGCCGATCCGCGGGTGCACTGGGTCAGCACGGAGGGCTGGCTGGCCGAGGCCGACTACGTGGACGGCGGGCACCCGACCGACGCCGGGCACACCACGATCGCGGAACGGCTCGCGCCGATCATCGCGGGGCACCTCGGGCTGCGGCTGGCGGGCGCGCCGACCGACCCGCACCTGACGTTCACCGGCCGCTGGGACACCTCCGACCCCACGACATATCAGGCGAACTGGGCGGGGTCGTACCTGACCACGCGCTACTCCGGCGCTACGGCCGCGCTACTCCTGCGCGGCACGATCGACGTGTGGGTGAGCATCGACGGTGGTCCGGATCAGCTGCTGGCCGGGGTGAGCGGGCGGGTCTCGCTGCCCTCGCCGCCGTCCTCCGGGCCGTGGCACACATTGCGCGTCGCCTATCGCAACGTGGATGGGTCCTATCGCGGCGACGCGGTCTTCCAGGGCCTGGCCCTCGACCCGGGCGCGCGCACGGCACCGTGGTCGTCGCACCGGCTGATCGAGTTCGTCGGCGACTCGATCACGCGCGGCAGCACGTCCAGCATGACCACGCTGACCAGCTACGGCTGGGTGGCCGGCGAGCGGCTGGGCGCCCGGCACACGCACATCGCCTACGGCGGCGGTTGCCTGATCTCCGCGGCCGACGGCTGCGCGGGAATGCAGGAGCGCTACTTCCACTCCGGTTTCGGGGCGGATTCGCCGCTCTGGGACTTCTCCCGATACTCCGCCGACGCCGTCGTGATCAACCTGGGGACGAACGACCTGAGCCACAACGTGCCCGCCGCCGACTTCCAGGCCGGCTATGTGCGGTTCCTGCGCGACGTCCGCACCGTCCACCCCAGGGCGAAGATCCTGGTCTTGGGCACGTTCGTGGGCCGCTACCTGCCGGAGACCGAGGCCGCGGTGGCGCTGGTCAACGATCCGCGCACGGTCTTCGTCGACACCACGGGCTGGCTGCCGCCGGAGGGCCTGACCGATCGCGTCCACCCGAACGATCTGGGTCACCGCCTGATCGCCGACCGCCTCACGCCGCTGCTCTGA
- a CDS encoding Clp protease N-terminal domain-containing protein codes for MFERFTAEARAVIIQAQVEARELGHQKIGTEHVLLALLGADAGEAGYVLRGAGLDRDNVRERIQALRNRPALGPEDAAALRAIGIDLDAVLARMDETFGAQPVDPQPEPGRKWWQLPKGGHIPFSPRAKKTLELSLREALALRSRELRPEHILLGLLREGQGLGARVLADAGLDLEVLRQDVLATLPKAA; via the coding sequence ATGTTTGAGCGATTCACCGCGGAGGCACGGGCCGTGATCATCCAGGCGCAGGTCGAGGCGCGCGAGCTGGGCCACCAGAAGATCGGCACCGAGCACGTGCTGCTCGCGCTGCTCGGCGCGGACGCGGGTGAGGCCGGATATGTGCTCCGTGGCGCCGGCCTCGACCGCGACAACGTGCGCGAGCGCATCCAGGCGCTGAGGAACAGGCCCGCGCTCGGGCCGGAGGACGCGGCCGCGCTGCGCGCGATCGGCATCGACCTGGACGCGGTGCTGGCCCGGATGGACGAGACGTTCGGTGCGCAGCCGGTGGACCCGCAGCCGGAGCCCGGCCGCAAGTGGTGGCAGCTGCCGAAGGGCGGCCACATCCCGTTCAGCCCGCGCGCCAAGAAGACGCTCGAGCTGTCGCTGCGCGAGGCACTCGCGCTGCGCTCCCGCGAGCTGCGGCCGGAGCACATCCTGCTCGGCCTGCTGCGCGAGGGGCAGGGGCTGGGCGCGCGCGTGCTGGCCGACGCGGGCCTCGACCTCGAGGTGCTGCGCCAGGACGTGCTCGCCACGCTCCCCAAGGCGGCCTGA
- a CDS encoding helix-turn-helix domain-containing protein has product MSEGTDLATAAAGPDVKVGLRATVALRKLAERLEALQVVNARRQGWSWQEIADALEVSRQAVHKKHAGRTRGNGDV; this is encoded by the coding sequence ATGAGTGAGGGAACGGATCTCGCCACCGCGGCGGCCGGGCCCGACGTGAAGGTCGGGCTGCGGGCCACGGTGGCGCTGCGGAAGCTGGCCGAGCGCCTGGAGGCGCTCCAGGTCGTCAACGCGCGTCGCCAGGGCTGGTCCTGGCAGGAGATCGCGGACGCGCTGGAGGTCTCCCGGCAGGCCGTGCACAAGAAGCACGCGGGACGAACGAGGGGGAACGGCGATGTTTGA
- a CDS encoding helix-turn-helix domain-containing protein — MAIDAGSLGSRSATTAPHAADSATATITGQSGANGRGEVVGIARGLRNRAIVAELRLSEHTVTFHVCDLLEKLDVSSRGEAAALVCVNQG; from the coding sequence CTGGCAATCGACGCCGGCTCGCTCGGATCACGGTCCGCGACGACTGCCCCGCACGCCGCAGACTCCGCGACCGCGACCATTACCGGCCAGTCCGGCGCCAATGGCAGAGGCGAGGTTGTCGGCATCGCGCGCGGCCTGCGGAATCGGGCGATCGTGGCGGAGCTGCGGCTGAGTGAGCACACGGTCACGTTCCACGTGTGCGACCTCCTGGAGAAGCTGGACGTGAGCTCGCGCGGCGAGGCTGCCGCGCTCGTGTGTGTCAACCAGGGTTGA
- a CDS encoding ATP-binding protein: MHAIPDPTDDSTRSEVSGQAGDVVQARDVHGGVHFHGPGPVARATAPRQLPADVRGFVNRHAELDLLDSVIGTEPPTTGIYVLAGTAGVGKTSLAIHWAHQVRHQFPDGQLCVNLRGYDPGPPLTPAEVLDRFLRALDVPVSAIPTTLEDRAALFRTLLAERRMLILLDNAATTAQVRPLLPGTDTCLVLVTTRSRLSGLAARDGARRLTLDLLPETDAVTLLRALTSGYRADDDSPGAYEELAQLCARLPLALRIAAERAASRPRMPLTDLIRDLRDESALWDALTAEDSDEADAVRTVFAWSYRALTEPAARLFRFLGLHPGAEFSTEAAAALAGAPVPITRQHLDLLVGTHLIEQTAAGRYQFHDLLRAYAIGQAQEEPAELRTAALRRVVSWYLHAADIVEQQLGGLDLRIPIAAPPAGLPLPSFGDRPSADRWLETERGNLLAAIRAAAADPHLHDLAWRLAAVLRGYYMRENVIEDWFTATRLGLEAATVLGDRRGEAELYDSLGIANVHAHRLADALVNHTEALRRRRALGDRLAEAVSLNAIGLTELRARRLDHATGHFRQSIEIFHELRDAEWAAVALANLGEAQYESGDLDDAAESVQRALADLRAANDVPGVGNALRLLCVIRREQGRLDDALTAGHAAVEVAVTHRNLFWQGYWLIDLGAAQASAGLHDDALATYQRAATIQRRLGDRSREGLALAGAAATYRRMGRDDDAVDMYRGAVTVLRSAGDRWQLMSTLHQLAAVLADIGAQAQAVATWHEALTHGHLFTDQRARRLHDHIERRAGAE; this comes from the coding sequence GTGCACGCCATCCCCGACCCCACGGACGACAGCACGCGATCCGAGGTCTCCGGCCAGGCCGGTGACGTGGTCCAAGCCCGCGACGTGCACGGTGGCGTCCACTTCCACGGGCCCGGCCCGGTGGCACGCGCGACCGCACCCCGGCAGTTGCCCGCGGACGTCCGTGGCTTCGTCAACCGGCACGCCGAACTCGATCTCCTCGACAGCGTCATCGGCACCGAACCGCCCACCACCGGCATCTATGTGCTGGCCGGCACCGCCGGCGTCGGCAAGACCTCCCTGGCGATCCACTGGGCACACCAGGTCCGCCACCAGTTCCCGGACGGGCAGCTCTGCGTCAATCTTCGAGGCTATGACCCCGGGCCACCGCTGACCCCGGCCGAAGTCCTCGACCGGTTCCTTCGCGCCCTCGACGTGCCCGTCTCCGCGATCCCCACCACGCTCGAAGACCGTGCCGCCCTCTTCCGTACACTGCTTGCCGAACGCCGGATGCTCATCCTGCTCGACAATGCCGCGACCACCGCCCAGGTCCGCCCGTTGCTGCCCGGCACCGACACCTGCCTCGTCCTCGTCACCACCCGCAGCCGGCTGAGCGGACTCGCCGCCCGCGACGGAGCCCGCCGCCTCACGCTGGACCTGCTTCCCGAGACCGATGCTGTCACGCTGCTGCGCGCGCTCACCAGCGGATACCGCGCAGACGATGACAGCCCCGGTGCCTACGAAGAACTCGCTCAGCTCTGCGCCCGCCTGCCGCTCGCGCTGCGCATCGCCGCGGAACGCGCTGCCAGCCGGCCGCGCATGCCGCTGACCGACCTCATCCGCGACCTGCGTGACGAGTCCGCGCTCTGGGACGCTCTCACCGCAGAGGACAGCGACGAGGCCGACGCCGTCCGTACCGTCTTCGCCTGGTCCTACCGAGCCCTGACGGAGCCTGCCGCACGGTTGTTCCGGTTCCTCGGCCTGCACCCCGGCGCCGAGTTCAGCACCGAGGCCGCGGCCGCGCTCGCCGGCGCCCCGGTTCCGATCACCCGGCAGCACCTCGACCTGCTCGTCGGTACCCATCTGATCGAGCAGACCGCGGCCGGCCGCTACCAGTTCCACGACCTTCTCCGCGCGTACGCCATCGGCCAGGCGCAGGAGGAACCGGCCGAACTCCGCACCGCCGCGCTCCGCCGGGTCGTCAGCTGGTACCTGCACGCCGCCGACATCGTCGAACAACAGCTCGGCGGCCTGGATCTGCGCATCCCGATCGCCGCGCCGCCCGCCGGCCTTCCGCTGCCGTCGTTCGGCGACCGTCCATCCGCCGACCGCTGGCTGGAGACCGAACGCGGCAACCTCCTGGCGGCGATCCGCGCCGCCGCAGCCGACCCGCACCTGCACGATCTCGCCTGGCGGCTCGCGGCCGTCCTGCGTGGCTACTACATGCGCGAGAACGTCATCGAGGACTGGTTCACTGCCACCCGCCTCGGTCTGGAGGCCGCCACCGTCCTCGGCGACCGGCGTGGCGAGGCCGAGCTCTACGACAGCCTCGGCATCGCCAACGTCCATGCGCACCGCCTCGCCGACGCTCTCGTCAACCACACCGAGGCGCTCCGGCGCCGTCGCGCGCTCGGCGACCGGCTCGCCGAAGCCGTCTCCCTCAACGCCATCGGCCTCACCGAACTGCGCGCCCGCCGCCTCGACCACGCCACCGGGCACTTTCGGCAGAGTATCGAGATCTTTCACGAGCTGCGCGACGCCGAGTGGGCGGCCGTCGCCCTCGCGAACCTCGGCGAAGCGCAGTACGAGAGCGGTGACCTCGACGATGCCGCCGAGTCCGTGCAGCGGGCGTTGGCCGACCTGCGCGCGGCGAACGACGTACCCGGCGTGGGAAACGCCCTTCGCCTGCTCTGCGTCATCCGCCGTGAACAGGGCCGGCTTGACGACGCGCTCACGGCCGGCCACGCCGCCGTCGAGGTCGCCGTCACCCACAGGAATCTGTTCTGGCAGGGGTACTGGCTCATCGATCTCGGCGCGGCTCAAGCGTCGGCCGGGCTGCACGACGACGCGCTCGCGACCTACCAGCGTGCCGCCACGATCCAGCGCCGGCTCGGCGACCGGAGCCGGGAAGGGCTCGCGCTCGCCGGCGCCGCCGCAACGTACCGTCGGATGGGCCGCGACGACGACGCCGTCGACATGTACCGCGGAGCGGTGACGGTCCTGCGAAGCGCCGGCGACCGTTGGCAGCTGATGTCCACGCTCCACCAGCTCGCTGCCGTCCTGGCCGACATCGGCGCCCAGGCTCAGGCCGTGGCGACGTGGCACGAAGCGCTCACCCACGGGCATCTTTTCACCGACCAACGCGCACGACGGCTCCATGACCACATCGAGCGCCGTGCTGGGGCAGAGTGA
- a CDS encoding DUF6879 family protein translates to MRDALDHSPGERLGVDEYNAAVGERFWDIRQFGFWKLERQQTFAEPDDPSWVAFDRGDWGLALQLIAQRRGEFEDDRRRMRETGFSSYRVRVVEEPLTPYLQWELQLLRLMGSISDEIRVLDAAHVRDHESGRPLPELVTVEHDLTFEVLYDGNGVLSGAVRHVGTEITTVCREFIQSLYAAGENVVSYVDREVAGLPPPTRR, encoded by the coding sequence ATGCGTGATGCACTCGATCATTCTCCGGGTGAGCGGCTCGGCGTGGACGAGTACAACGCCGCTGTGGGCGAGCGATTCTGGGACATTCGGCAATTCGGCTTCTGGAAGCTGGAGCGGCAGCAGACCTTCGCCGAACCCGACGATCCCAGCTGGGTGGCGTTCGACCGCGGCGACTGGGGACTCGCGCTGCAACTGATCGCGCAGCGTCGTGGAGAGTTCGAAGATGATCGTCGGCGCATGCGTGAAACCGGTTTCAGCTCGTACCGGGTGCGCGTGGTCGAGGAGCCGCTCACCCCGTACCTGCAGTGGGAACTGCAACTGCTGCGTCTGATGGGTTCCATCTCGGACGAGATCCGTGTGCTCGACGCCGCGCATGTCCGGGATCACGAGAGCGGCCGGCCGCTCCCCGAGCTGGTCACCGTCGAACACGACCTCACCTTCGAGGTTCTCTATGATGGCAATGGCGTCCTCAGCGGCGCCGTCCGTCACGTCGGCACCGAGATCACCACCGTCTGCCGTGAGTTCATCCAGAGCTTGTACGCGGCCGGTGAGAACGTCGTGTCCTACGTCGACCGTGAAGTGGCCGGTCTTCCGCCGCCCACCCGCCGGTAG